One part of the Sulfolobus tengchongensis genome encodes these proteins:
- a CDS encoding fumarylacetoacetate hydrolase family protein — protein MKLVSFVRDHRVRSGVLIDNEHVADLNTSCYLMFLEKGEDEQFIERYCNALLPSDMLGVLQAGDKGLELVKEVLEWAKKRRDVVYSINEVKLKAPLLRANMLRDFLAFRGHVEATYKRRGQQIPEEWFKIPIYYKGDPAIFYGHLEEVPWPKYSKSVDIELEIAAIIYKKGKDIDKQNAKNYILGFTIFNDFSARDIQMVEMKGLLGPAKGKDFANGLGPWIVTRDELSDIKGLRVYAKVNDEVWCDTKAEDMQWTFEDMIAYVSQDEYIRPGDVFGSGTVSGCTGIDIGKSLKPNSTIELYVEKIGILKNIIK, from the coding sequence ATGAAACTGGTAAGCTTTGTGAGGGATCACCGAGTAAGGAGCGGTGTTTTGATAGATAATGAACACGTTGCAGATTTGAATACCTCCTGTTATTTAATGTTTTTAGAGAAAGGAGAGGATGAACAATTCATTGAAAGGTATTGCAATGCGTTATTACCAAGTGATATGTTAGGAGTTCTTCAAGCTGGTGATAAGGGATTAGAATTGGTTAAGGAAGTATTAGAGTGGGCTAAGAAAAGGAGAGACGTAGTTTACAGTATTAACGAGGTTAAATTAAAGGCACCTTTACTGAGGGCAAATATGTTAAGGGATTTTCTGGCTTTTAGAGGACATGTTGAGGCTACGTATAAAAGAAGAGGGCAACAGATACCAGAAGAGTGGTTTAAAATACCCATCTATTATAAGGGTGATCCGGCAATATTCTATGGACATTTAGAAGAAGTGCCTTGGCCTAAGTACTCTAAGAGTGTTGATATAGAATTGGAAATAGCTGCAATTATATATAAGAAAGGCAAAGATATAGATAAACAAAACGCTAAGAACTACATATTGGGCTTTACAATATTTAATGACTTCAGCGCGAGAGATATTCAAATGGTTGAAATGAAGGGTTTACTGGGACCAGCTAAAGGTAAGGATTTCGCTAATGGATTAGGACCTTGGATTGTGACCAGAGATGAGTTATCTGACATTAAGGGATTAAGGGTTTACGCTAAAGTTAACGATGAAGTTTGGTGCGATACTAAGGCAGAGGATATGCAATGGACGTTTGAAGATATGATAGCATATGTTTCACAAGATGAATACATTAGACCTGGGGATGTCTTTGGCAGTGGTACAGTATCAGGTTGTACTGGAATAGACATAGGTAAATCATTAAAACCAAACAGTACCATAGAATTATATGTGGAAAAAATAGGCATTCTAAAAAATATCATTAAGTGA
- a CDS encoding alpha/beta hydrolase — MPLDPQVKDLLTKLNSLLPSTPLTPQEFRRIRNDIFLKMFNNEKVELAKVQDMNIPGRNGSIPIRVYVPNQRENLPAVIYYHGGGFVYGNLDTHDSVCRLISKLSESIVVSVDYRLAPEHKFPTQVYDAYDVVKWISTNGGKMGIDTSRIAVAGDSAGGNLSAVVSILDRDNNEKIIKYQVLIYPVVNMLDSSPSMFNYGDGYFLTYERMMWYHKQYVKEENDYYNPLASPILANLNNLPPALVITAEYDPLRDQGEMYAHKLKINGVRAVNVRYNGMIHGFVSFYEYLDVGREAIQHIASSIYKRFNFT, encoded by the coding sequence ATGCCATTAGATCCGCAAGTTAAAGATCTCTTGACCAAATTAAACTCGTTATTACCTTCAACACCGTTAACTCCACAAGAATTTAGAAGGATTAGAAATGACATTTTCCTCAAAATGTTCAACAATGAAAAAGTTGAGTTAGCTAAAGTTCAAGATATGAATATACCGGGGAGGAATGGGAGCATACCAATAAGGGTTTACGTTCCGAACCAGAGGGAAAATCTTCCTGCCGTTATCTACTACCATGGAGGGGGTTTCGTTTACGGAAATTTAGATACGCATGATAGTGTGTGCAGGTTAATTTCGAAGTTATCGGAATCAATTGTGGTTTCAGTAGATTATAGATTGGCACCAGAACATAAATTCCCCACACAAGTTTATGACGCATATGACGTAGTGAAGTGGATAAGTACCAACGGAGGAAAGATGGGAATAGATACCTCAAGGATTGCAGTTGCGGGAGATAGTGCAGGAGGTAACTTATCTGCAGTTGTAAGTATTTTAGATAGAGATAATAACGAGAAGATTATTAAATATCAAGTATTAATCTATCCCGTAGTCAACATGTTAGATTCTTCACCCTCAATGTTTAACTATGGGGATGGATATTTTCTGACTTATGAAAGAATGATGTGGTATCATAAACAATACGTTAAAGAAGAAAACGATTACTATAATCCTTTAGCATCGCCCATTTTAGCTAATTTAAATAATCTCCCTCCAGCTCTTGTAATTACCGCCGAATATGATCCTTTAAGGGATCAGGGGGAAATGTACGCTCACAAATTAAAAATTAATGGAGTAAGGGCGGTTAACGTAAGGTATAATGGAATGATTCATGGTTTTGTGAGCTTTTACGAGTACTTAGACGTGGGAAGAGAGGCGATACAGCACATAGCCTCATCGATTTATAAAAGGTTTAACTTCACTTAA
- a CDS encoding alpha/beta fold hydrolase, which yields MFEGWKIVKSYVPVIGNETLMESVWKLKRKGSPYDIISLHKVSVKDGGNYAVLVLPGTWSSGEQLVSISWHGVHYTIPDYRKSIVLYLAKNGFNVYTIDYRTHFVPPYLRDKQLSFMRNWGWNSWISDIKECVNFIKKDSDQQKIFIAGESFGGIASLNYSSIYWKDDVKGLILLDGGPTKSGLRPRFYNPEVTSIEEMDSKGIYAIPSRGGPNNPIWAYALANPDMPSPDPKYKTISDFLMDSLYATGSANPYDYPFSKKEDMFPILASFDPYWPYLLNLERGKFGFEEKYKEIDVPVISFISERFGLQAFDKEKLPKNAEVILLKGYGHLDVYTGDNAEKDVNKIVLKWLEEH from the coding sequence GTGTTTGAAGGATGGAAAATTGTGAAAAGTTATGTTCCCGTTATAGGAAATGAAACATTGATGGAGAGTGTATGGAAATTAAAGAGAAAGGGTAGTCCGTATGATATCATATCGCTTCATAAGGTGAGCGTAAAAGATGGAGGAAATTACGCCGTTTTAGTTCTCCCTGGAACATGGTCTAGTGGGGAACAGTTAGTAAGCATAAGTTGGCATGGGGTTCACTATACAATACCAGATTATAGAAAATCAATAGTTTTATATCTAGCTAAAAATGGGTTTAACGTATATACTATAGATTATAGAACTCATTTCGTTCCCCCATACCTTAGGGATAAACAACTCTCTTTCATGAGAAATTGGGGTTGGAATTCGTGGATTAGTGATATAAAAGAATGCGTGAATTTCATCAAGAAAGACTCCGATCAACAGAAGATATTTATAGCGGGAGAAAGCTTTGGTGGTATAGCATCTCTGAATTACTCCTCAATTTATTGGAAAGATGACGTAAAAGGTCTTATACTATTAGACGGAGGTCCCACAAAAAGTGGATTAAGGCCTAGATTTTATAATCCAGAGGTAACCAGTATTGAGGAAATGGACAGTAAGGGTATTTACGCTATTCCTAGTAGAGGAGGCCCCAATAATCCCATATGGGCTTATGCGTTAGCCAATCCAGATATGCCTAGTCCAGATCCTAAATACAAGACTATAAGTGATTTCCTCATGGATAGCTTATACGCCACGGGTTCAGCTAATCCCTATGATTATCCCTTTTCTAAAAAAGAAGACATGTTTCCAATACTTGCGTCATTTGATCCATATTGGCCCTATTTACTTAACTTAGAAAGAGGAAAATTCGGATTTGAGGAGAAATATAAAGAAATTGACGTTCCCGTAATATCATTTATAAGCGAAAGATTTGGACTTCAAGCATTCGATAAAGAAAAACTACCCAAGAACGCTGAGGTCATTTTATTAAAAGGTTATGGTCATTTGGATGTGTATACTGGAGATAACGCAGAAAAAGATGTTAACAAAATAGTGTTAAAATGGCTTGAAGAACATTAA
- a CDS encoding MBL fold metallo-hydrolase, translating to MEVQYKFERVSDNIYAFVQGNGDWFLSNAGIIIGKNYVIVVDSLTNEKMTRQFISEIRKVTDKPIKYLINTHEHEDHLWTNHLFPNAITICHRNCRERVIEGMKRGTNPYERLFKIDFSGYKYTPQDIIIESEMRIFADIEKDVRLVYVGYAHTTSDIYVYIPDEKVIFTGDLLFSPPCTPFALMGYIQGYINALEHLASLNVDVYVPGHGEISYDRKSLYEARDYLIFVRDEARKMMRQGINDPIKASYEINLGKYNEWISKERIVGNMARAYSELKGAPPASKLENVDRILTEMLKYREKERGTF from the coding sequence ATGGAAGTTCAATATAAGTTCGAAAGAGTGAGCGATAATATATATGCATTCGTTCAGGGTAATGGAGACTGGTTTTTAAGCAATGCGGGGATAATTATAGGGAAGAATTACGTTATAGTTGTGGACTCCTTAACTAATGAAAAAATGACGAGACAGTTCATTTCGGAGATAAGGAAAGTCACGGATAAGCCAATAAAATATTTAATAAATACACATGAGCATGAGGACCATCTGTGGACTAATCATTTGTTTCCTAATGCAATTACGATTTGTCATAGAAATTGTAGGGAAAGAGTTATAGAAGGCATGAAGAGAGGTACTAATCCTTATGAGAGATTATTCAAAATAGATTTCTCAGGATACAAATATACTCCTCAAGATATCATTATAGAAAGTGAGATGAGAATATTTGCTGATATTGAAAAAGATGTAAGGTTAGTGTATGTTGGTTACGCTCACACTACCAGTGATATTTACGTTTACATCCCTGATGAGAAAGTGATCTTCACTGGAGACCTATTATTCTCTCCACCTTGTACTCCTTTCGCCTTAATGGGTTACATCCAAGGATATATAAACGCGTTAGAGCATTTAGCTAGCCTTAATGTTGATGTTTACGTTCCAGGTCACGGCGAAATAAGCTATGATAGAAAATCTTTATACGAGGCTAGAGATTATTTAATTTTCGTTAGGGATGAGGCTAGAAAGATGATGAGGCAAGGTATTAACGATCCAATAAAGGCTTCTTATGAAATCAATTTAGGTAAGTATAATGAATGGATAAGTAAGGAAAGAATAGTCGGTAACATGGCTAGGGCATATAGTGAGTTAAAAGGAGCTCCTCCAGCTTCTAAATTAGAAAACGTTGATAGAATACTAACAGAAATGCTTAAATATAGAGAAAAAGAAAGAGGTACTTTTTAA
- a CDS encoding MFS transporter, giving the protein MSSKSILDEYLARIDRLPTWGLSYLLLWALGIGYFATLYDAVSNLGFALPYIPFINPTQASIIVSVGLAGYIVGSIGLGITADRIGRRPVMILTFALLGIGSLGMGLATNYITLFIFRVIEGVGIGAGLNLAMVYISEFSPSMKRGKYANWIFISGWTAVGVGTVIAALIVTTYPTIGWRVIFLIPAVLSLITTAVLAVLSPESIRVLVKKGKITDVEKIVKKMEEVSMRRAKVSSLPQPRVIHYEEISSYNQLRILGEPKYLKRLISLTIFWFFIYFIQYTSTGLAPTFVKVVVGFSPIQYAEYIRFSGFAAIGATVISFILLGVVERTDRRLLTQIGGIGFLVSAYVSTYLLLHKALIVWFITYFILEFLLNPPYLAGYLMSSESFPTAARSTGFAITDGIGHLGGVIGPLLLFPLIGLVGPLLAWVVLAAPVPFAAALLWFTIPKTVGVRLEEINEGYIEKGIQKR; this is encoded by the coding sequence ATGAGCAGTAAGAGTATATTAGATGAGTATCTAGCTAGAATAGATAGGTTACCAACTTGGGGTCTGTCGTATTTACTATTATGGGCGTTGGGTATAGGATACTTCGCAACTCTATACGATGCTGTATCAAATTTAGGTTTTGCTTTGCCTTATATTCCCTTTATAAATCCAACACAAGCCTCTATAATCGTTTCAGTAGGATTAGCAGGTTACATTGTAGGTTCAATAGGACTCGGTATCACTGCAGACAGGATAGGTAGACGGCCAGTAATGATTCTGACATTCGCTCTGCTAGGTATTGGTAGCTTAGGTATGGGTTTAGCAACGAACTACATCACTCTATTCATTTTTAGAGTAATAGAAGGAGTTGGTATTGGGGCAGGGCTTAATTTAGCAATGGTTTACATATCTGAGTTTTCTCCTAGCATGAAGAGAGGAAAATACGCTAACTGGATTTTCATCTCAGGATGGACAGCAGTTGGTGTAGGTACAGTGATCGCGGCCCTTATTGTCACCACCTATCCCACAATAGGTTGGCGTGTAATTTTTCTCATACCCGCAGTCTTATCACTTATAACTACAGCAGTTTTAGCAGTCTTATCCCCAGAGAGCATTAGGGTACTAGTAAAGAAAGGAAAGATAACTGACGTTGAAAAGATAGTGAAAAAGATGGAGGAAGTGAGTATGAGAAGAGCCAAAGTTTCATCACTTCCACAGCCTAGGGTTATTCACTATGAAGAAATTTCCTCTTATAATCAATTGAGGATATTAGGGGAGCCTAAGTATCTTAAACGATTAATTTCCCTTACAATTTTCTGGTTCTTCATTTACTTCATACAATACACTTCTACTGGCTTAGCTCCCACATTCGTAAAAGTCGTTGTTGGTTTTTCACCTATTCAGTATGCAGAATACATTAGGTTTTCGGGATTCGCAGCTATAGGTGCTACTGTGATATCGTTCATTTTACTTGGGGTAGTAGAAAGAACTGATAGGAGACTATTAACACAAATAGGTGGTATCGGTTTCTTAGTATCAGCATACGTTTCTACGTACTTGCTACTTCATAAGGCTTTAATAGTATGGTTTATCACTTATTTCATTCTTGAATTCCTACTTAACCCGCCTTATTTAGCTGGATATCTAATGAGTAGCGAATCTTTCCCGACTGCAGCTAGATCTACTGGATTCGCAATAACTGATGGTATTGGGCATTTAGGTGGTGTAATTGGCCCTCTATTGCTTTTCCCATTAATAGGATTGGTTGGTCCATTGCTAGCGTGGGTTGTTTTAGCTGCTCCAGTTCCGTTTGCTGCAGCTCTATTATGGTTCACAATACCTAAGACTGTAGGGGTTAGACTAGAGGAAATAAATGAGGGTTATATTGAAAAAGGTATTCAAAAACGATGA
- a CDS encoding carbon monoxide dehydrogenase subunit G: MEFKGSFSIGKTVNLVKEFLLDPKQFAECLPGIQNYEVVGDTFRSNFKLDISQMKIPHMSTLTTVINAKILDKADGIEISGNGRSAGVGVKFNIVLKLSGNSEYTKLEWRANIDLGLLSRLLGDENIIKIAEANINHIISCISTKLS, translated from the coding sequence TTGGAATTTAAGGGAAGCTTTAGTATCGGAAAGACTGTTAATTTAGTTAAGGAATTCTTATTGGATCCTAAACAATTTGCTGAATGCCTACCTGGTATACAGAATTATGAAGTGGTAGGTGATACTTTTAGGTCAAATTTTAAATTAGATATCTCACAGATGAAGATCCCTCACATGAGTACGTTAACTACTGTTATAAATGCTAAGATTCTCGATAAGGCTGATGGAATAGAGATAAGTGGTAATGGAAGATCTGCTGGTGTGGGTGTAAAATTTAATATTGTACTCAAGCTTAGTGGAAACTCAGAATACACTAAATTGGAATGGCGAGCCAATATAGATTTAGGTTTGCTTTCTAGGTTATTGGGAGATGAAAATATAATAAAAATAGCTGAAGCAAATATAAATCATATAATAAGTTGTATCTCAACTAAATTATCGTAA
- a CDS encoding alpha/beta hydrolase: MYLGGKIPLDPEVRKFLDYFYKANILDFTKYSLPEVREKLNKLLAESTIKEPVYKVEDRKIRGSESEIPVRIYYPNSEKELPIVLHFHGGAWILGSIETEDSISRILANSCNCIVVSVDYRLAPENKFPAAVTDCFDSVKWAYENADKIGGNKDKLAVFGISAGGNLAAVTSILARDNGIKLKAQALVVPFVYLDLASKSMNEYRKGYFLDINVPVDYGIKMYIRDERDLYNPMFVPLIAEDLTNLPQAIVVTAEFDPLRDQGEAYANRLMEAGVPTLSFRVNGMVHGFLGSPRVSRLVTIMVGSALKDILRG; this comes from the coding sequence GTGTATTTAGGTGGAAAAATCCCTCTAGATCCGGAGGTAAGGAAATTTTTAGACTATTTCTACAAAGCTAACATATTAGATTTTACTAAATATTCATTACCGGAAGTTAGAGAGAAATTGAACAAATTATTGGCAGAGTCTACGATAAAGGAACCAGTATATAAGGTTGAAGATAGAAAAATAAGGGGATCTGAAAGTGAAATACCAGTAAGAATATATTATCCAAATAGTGAAAAAGAACTGCCTATTGTACTGCACTTTCACGGCGGAGCGTGGATTTTAGGAAGTATAGAAACTGAGGATAGTATATCAAGAATATTAGCTAACTCTTGCAATTGTATAGTTGTCTCAGTTGATTACAGATTGGCACCAGAAAACAAATTCCCTGCCGCGGTAACTGATTGTTTCGATTCGGTAAAATGGGCTTATGAAAACGCTGACAAAATAGGTGGCAATAAGGATAAGTTAGCGGTCTTCGGAATTAGTGCAGGGGGTAACTTAGCTGCTGTCACATCTATCCTTGCCCGAGACAACGGAATAAAGCTTAAAGCTCAAGCCCTAGTAGTTCCGTTTGTATATTTGGATCTAGCATCTAAGTCCATGAATGAATACAGGAAGGGATATTTCTTGGACATTAACGTACCTGTAGACTACGGAATTAAAATGTATATAAGAGATGAAAGGGATCTATATAATCCCATGTTTGTACCATTAATAGCTGAGGACCTAACTAATCTCCCTCAAGCTATAGTCGTAACTGCAGAATTCGATCCTTTAAGGGATCAAGGAGAGGCTTATGCAAATAGGCTAATGGAAGCTGGAGTTCCTACGCTGAGTTTTAGAGTAAATGGTATGGTTCATGGATTCCTAGGTTCTCCTAGAGTAAGTAGATTAGTTACTATCATGGTAGGTTCTGCACTAAAGGACATCTTAAGAGGCTGA
- a CDS encoding phosphotriesterase yields the protein MQKIPLVGKEPIEPKDMGFTLIHEHLRVFSEAVRYQWPHLYNEEEEYKNAVNEVKKVMQLGVRTIVDPTVMGLGRDIRFMERVVKATGVNLIAGTGIYIYVDLPFYFLGRSVNEIADLFIHDIKVGIQNTSNKAGFIKIAADEPGITKDVEAVIRAAAIAHKETKVPIITHSNAHNNTGMEQQRILMEEGVDPGKILIGHLGDSDKIDYIKKIADKGSFVGLDRYGLDLFLPVDKRNETTLRLIKEGYVDRLMISQDYCCTIDWGTAKPEFKPKLAPKWSMSLIFEDVIPYLKKNGVGEDIIDKIFKENPKRFFS from the coding sequence ATGCAGAAAATACCCCTAGTTGGTAAGGAGCCAATAGAACCTAAAGACATGGGTTTTACGCTTATTCATGAACACCTTAGAGTTTTCAGCGAGGCTGTTAGATATCAATGGCCTCACCTATATAATGAAGAGGAGGAATACAAGAATGCAGTAAATGAGGTAAAAAAGGTAATGCAATTAGGGGTTAGAACAATAGTTGACCCTACAGTAATGGGATTGGGTAGGGATATAAGGTTCATGGAGAGAGTGGTTAAGGCTACTGGCGTAAATTTAATAGCCGGAACTGGAATCTATATATACGTTGACTTACCATTTTACTTTCTAGGAAGATCTGTAAATGAGATAGCCGATTTATTTATACATGATATAAAGGTAGGGATACAGAACACCTCAAATAAGGCTGGATTCATAAAAATAGCTGCGGATGAGCCTGGAATTACAAAAGACGTTGAGGCGGTAATAAGAGCTGCTGCAATTGCACATAAGGAGACTAAAGTACCAATAATAACTCATTCCAATGCACATAATAATACTGGCATGGAACAACAAAGGATATTAATGGAAGAAGGAGTAGATCCAGGGAAAATATTAATAGGGCATTTAGGTGATAGTGATAAAATAGATTACATAAAAAAGATCGCTGATAAAGGATCTTTTGTGGGATTAGACAGATATGGATTAGACTTGTTCCTTCCAGTTGATAAAAGAAATGAGACAACCTTAAGGTTAATTAAGGAAGGTTACGTCGATAGGTTAATGATTTCACAAGATTATTGTTGCACAATTGATTGGGGAACAGCTAAACCAGAATTTAAACCAAAATTAGCTCCGAAATGGAGTATGTCACTCATATTTGAGGATGTGATACCGTATTTAAAGAAGAACGGAGTAGGAGAGGACATAATAGATAAAATATTTAAGGAAAATCCTAAAAGGTTCTTTAGCTGA
- a CDS encoding long-chain fatty acid--CoA ligase: protein MSQSSDRPWFKYWPPHLPKTLDYPEVPLFNIVEVSSQRYPNKNAIIYYGNKITYRELWENVLRFSAFLHNELGVRKGDRVAIFMPNSVQWVIAYYGILRANAILVPINPLIAEDELNYILKDSGAVGVITLSLYLNKVIKARENTQVKWVIAGRFKDYLPQQPEIKIHPLVQKEPEIDVKDVILWRDSLRNNYSPPQVEVKAEDIAVIPYTSGTTGFPKGCIHTHSTIWPTILGSVVWNMVTPSAVVLSSLPVFHVTGFVHSLNAPLYIGATMVLLSVWDREAAVDAIEKYRITHWTNISTMVVDLLALPGIEKRNLSSLILIGGGGAAMPEAVAKRLKELTGLDYIEGYGLTETMSQTHVNPPNRPKLQCLGIPHFGVDALVIDPVTGEVLPPNKEGEIVVKCPSLFKGYWNKDEETRKSFITINGIEYFRTGDLGYMDEEGYFFIVDRIKRMINRAGYKVWPTKVENKLYQHPAVLEACVVASPDPRVGEEVKAYIVLKPEYKGKVTADEIREWCKQHMSAYEYPRIIEFVDSLPKSGSGKILWRVLQEKEKGIK, encoded by the coding sequence ATGAGTCAGAGCTCAGATAGGCCTTGGTTTAAGTATTGGCCACCTCACTTACCCAAAACCTTAGATTATCCTGAAGTCCCTCTATTTAATATAGTAGAAGTTTCCTCTCAAAGATATCCTAACAAGAACGCAATTATATACTATGGTAATAAAATAACGTATAGGGAGCTATGGGAAAATGTGCTTAGGTTCTCAGCATTTTTACATAATGAACTTGGTGTAAGAAAAGGAGATAGAGTAGCAATATTTATGCCAAATTCGGTACAATGGGTTATAGCATATTATGGTATACTTAGAGCAAATGCAATTCTAGTACCAATAAATCCCTTAATAGCAGAAGATGAGTTAAACTATATACTTAAGGATTCTGGGGCGGTCGGTGTAATAACATTATCGCTCTACCTTAATAAGGTGATTAAAGCTAGGGAAAACACGCAAGTAAAATGGGTTATAGCCGGGAGATTTAAGGATTACTTACCCCAGCAACCGGAAATAAAAATACATCCATTAGTGCAAAAGGAACCGGAAATAGATGTAAAAGACGTAATTTTGTGGAGAGATTCATTAAGAAATAATTATTCTCCCCCTCAAGTGGAAGTTAAAGCTGAGGATATTGCGGTTATACCATATACTTCTGGAACCACTGGTTTTCCAAAGGGCTGTATTCACACTCATTCGACCATATGGCCAACAATTTTAGGTTCAGTGGTTTGGAATATGGTAACTCCTTCAGCAGTAGTACTTTCATCATTGCCAGTATTTCACGTCACTGGTTTTGTTCATAGTCTCAACGCACCATTATATATTGGTGCCACAATGGTTTTACTATCAGTCTGGGATAGAGAAGCTGCCGTAGATGCAATTGAGAAGTATAGGATTACCCATTGGACTAATATCTCCACAATGGTTGTGGATTTATTAGCCTTACCTGGAATAGAGAAAAGGAATCTAAGTTCCTTGATTCTAATAGGAGGAGGTGGAGCGGCAATGCCAGAAGCAGTAGCTAAAAGGCTTAAGGAGCTTACTGGGTTGGATTATATAGAGGGTTATGGATTAACGGAAACAATGTCACAGACTCATGTTAATCCTCCTAATAGACCTAAATTGCAATGTTTAGGGATACCTCATTTTGGAGTAGATGCGTTAGTAATAGATCCAGTGACTGGAGAAGTGCTCCCGCCAAATAAAGAGGGTGAAATAGTAGTTAAATGTCCAAGTTTATTTAAGGGATATTGGAATAAAGATGAAGAAACTAGAAAGTCTTTCATAACCATTAATGGTATTGAGTATTTTAGAACGGGAGATCTTGGATACATGGATGAAGAAGGGTATTTCTTTATAGTTGATAGAATAAAGAGAATGATAAATAGAGCTGGCTATAAGGTATGGCCAACTAAGGTTGAGAATAAACTATATCAACATCCTGCAGTTTTGGAAGCATGTGTTGTTGCTTCTCCAGATCCAAGAGTTGGCGAGGAAGTTAAGGCATATATTGTATTGAAACCAGAATATAAGGGTAAAGTCACTGCAGATGAAATAAGAGAATGGTGTAAGCAACATATGAGTGCATATGAATATCCTAGAATAATAGAGTTTGTCGATTCTTTACCTAAAAGTGGCTCTGGAAAGATTTTATGGAGGGTATTGCAAGAAAAAGAGAAAGGAATTAAATGA
- a CDS encoding MBL fold metallo-hydrolase: MIFSLKLPMQGPLKYVNAYLIKDGKESLLIDTGLPTQEDIMVLNNYLREYGYPDLVVITHYHPDHMGLVRLFKDSKILIHERELSYLNYLLSDEYEREMKAFFSANGFPHELIQKLFRNRNRFHDIIEGVTFNTVRDGDIIKIADKQLKVIWTPGHTMGHICLTYEDVIFCGDHILQDVTPNVSLLKLDDNPLKGYLESLDRVKNLDVEQLYPAHGEPFKEFRLRIEEIKNHHKQRLSEILRIIKAKGRANAYEIATGISWYKKWDDLSTFDKQLAIGETLAHIKYLIEEGTIKEINSNSIYYTISS, encoded by the coding sequence ATGATATTTAGTTTAAAATTGCCTATGCAAGGGCCCTTAAAATACGTTAATGCCTATTTGATAAAGGATGGTAAAGAGAGCTTATTGATTGATACTGGGCTACCTACCCAAGAGGATATTATGGTGTTGAATAATTATTTGAGAGAATACGGGTACCCCGATCTTGTCGTAATTACTCACTACCATCCAGACCATATGGGTCTAGTTAGATTATTTAAGGATAGTAAAATACTAATACATGAAAGAGAACTTAGTTATCTCAATTATCTTTTAAGTGATGAATATGAAAGAGAAATGAAAGCTTTCTTTTCTGCAAATGGGTTTCCACATGAATTAATACAGAAATTATTTAGAAATAGAAATAGGTTTCATGACATAATTGAAGGAGTGACTTTTAATACAGTTAGAGATGGTGACATAATAAAAATAGCTGATAAACAACTGAAAGTGATATGGACTCCCGGTCATACAATGGGTCATATATGTTTAACTTATGAAGATGTGATATTCTGCGGTGATCACATATTGCAAGATGTAACTCCTAATGTTTCTTTACTAAAATTGGATGATAATCCTCTAAAAGGTTATCTAGAAAGTCTAGATAGAGTCAAAAATCTTGATGTAGAGCAATTATATCCTGCACACGGAGAGCCATTCAAAGAATTCCGTCTCAGAATAGAGGAGATAAAGAATCATCATAAACAGAGATTAAGCGAAATTTTGAGAATAATAAAAGCTAAGGGGAGAGCTAACGCATATGAAATTGCAACTGGTATTTCATGGTACAAAAAGTGGGATGACCTTTCCACTTTCGATAAGCAATTGGCAATAGGTGAAACACTAGCTCATATTAAATATCTAATAGAAGAGGGAACCATAAAGGAAATAAATAGTAATAGTATTTATTATACTATAAGTAGTTGA